ttcttgaatttcttcgctggtggttgagaccagtcaaagtcctgcttgagacccatttgcttcagatcttcttccccatacagatgtgacagaacagcccaggtgcgactGAAGACTTTATGGAGGTCGTAATGgttttttcttcactgcattgtgtgtagcagtcatgttgtgaataatagaaccaaactgacgcttaacccatttgtggttgcgatcgaccttctggtgaagactgaggagaagctcacgatcagtcatcacccttggagctgtggcttgaggatttggctttgaagcattagcggcagagtcatgagtggcagagtcatcattggtggagtaagatgcgGCTTTGCAAAACTGACTATCCAATGgatgaatgccttcatcaataacagcagcggccttgcccttttcatcagctgaggaaaatgtccttttgaggacttcaatggggggtAAGTAGCTGCCATGGTTGAGAGTGTCAgtcttgtagttgagtgaagaccttgttctgatgaatctcataatccaaggagcataaggcttcaactcaaatggagaGAGTGCagcatttgccagagtcctcatgaaggaatcatgatagttgacaggaatgccatgcgTTATGTTGAATagtagattcttcatgatgccaacgacttcttcatcattcgattcatggcctttgattggactcaatgtcttcgacagaatgcgatagacagtccttggcacatacagcaattccttcacgaggaattttgtccttggagcttgaccgggcttcagcggcttcatcaacacttgcatgtagtgagcggtaagttcaggttcatggtacaggcaacgagcaccttcaaggggaggactgacaggcagggcatgaagcaattcagaggtcggtgctttgaagtgagtattttcagtcatctagtccaatacccaagagttaacatcgtcagcatctcctgtgatgtgcagcgttgcatagaactgaagaataagctcttcattccaatcaacaatgtcagtgcaaaagttgagcagtcctgcgtcatgaagcacactgaggactggggtgaagcaaggcagtgattccatgtccacatgaggaatatgctcatggtcgaagactttgtctttgttgaagaggagtgaagaatagaagtgggcttggctggcagtccagaagcgcttccttctaagacgagcagagtcatatgggttgtactcggtgaagaacacatgctcgccGAATGTGACgtcccgagaccgacgctccagaagcctTCCTTGTTTTGCGTGTCAGTTGTATTTTTtttgtgtgttgcattcatcatcgcatcatttgcattgcatcagcacttcgttgccgtcatgttttaaaaATTTGCATTTGTTCGTAGTTGCCGTGTTCCCCTtgtcttcgttgaccgttccgagaccaaccgtgttttcggttccctcttgtcaaaccaactaacctctctcgtcagcccgcgatcccctccggcgcgtccgaaagttgtcccgtacccgacccagtttgttgttaccgttggattcggatcatccccaaacatctataaaacatcatcGTTTCTTATATAGACTCTCCCTACCTATTTTTTCTCGATCGTCCGTTTGCGATCGGATGGACCGAGTTAACCCCTATCCTAATCCCCTACATATATAATCTAGTCCAACCCTATTTTTCTAGGGATCCATTCCATCCATCCCATCCGCAGCCACTAGCTCCACCTGGTCTTCCCCTTTCCTCGGGATCTTGCCCGATCCACCCAATCGATCCTGCCTTCTCCTCATTTTCCCCATCCCACCAACCAGCAAACCCCACCTCTCCTTCTCAGATCGACTCTGCGCTCGATCCCGAACGGATCAAGGCGCTGCCTTCGCTCCCGTGCCCGAGTGCCTGCTGGAGCTCAACCTCGCGCGGGCCTCGAACCTCTTCGTCGTCCCGAGCAGAAACGCTCGACCTCGTCTCCTCTCGACCCCGAGCTCATTGCCTCCTCGTGCCTTCCTCACCTGCCCTGAGGCCACAGCCGTCGACCTCGTCAGTCAAGTCGCCGCCGGCGACCTCATCCACCAGGGCGTCGCCCTCATCCACCAGGAGCTCCCCGCCGTCGGATCGGGTCGCCTCCGCCCGGTTCCTCTCGCGCCGTCGCCTCGCGACGCCCTCGCTCCGCCAAGTCCCTCTTCAGCCTCCTGCAGACCGCCGTGCCTCTGCTTCGTGCATGCGACCGCCGCCTTGGAGACCCGCGTCCCCGTCGTTCCGGCGTTGCCATTCGTCGAAACCGCGCCCAAGTCCCCGCCGCCGTTGTTGTCCCGTGCGCTGCGCCCCTGCTTCATCTGCATCGAGCAGCAGGTCGAGCACTATGCTCACTCGCGTGCATCTGGTGGTAGTGGCCCGCCTACTTCCTCTGCAGTCCGgccgccacctcgccggagtacGTCGTCCGCGTCGCCGCCTTGCTTCATCTCCGCCACGATCCGGTGCCATCGACCACCCCCGCGCCTCTGCCGCCCCGCCATGTTCCTGGAGCCACGGCA
The sequence above is a segment of the Aegilops tauschii subsp. strangulata cultivar AL8/78 chromosome 6, Aet v6.0, whole genome shotgun sequence genome. Coding sequences within it:
- the LOC141025947 gene encoding uncharacterized protein, encoding MMLQDGIIQLRHTDFFLERRGDFQYTGEVSLNDNQVKLNDLFVEFGRQGLHQGVQVGRLATKGIGNHIGLTRMGSIPSIPSAATSSTWSSPFLGILPDPPNRSCLLLIFPIPPTSKPHLSFSDRLCARSRTDQGAAFAPVPECLLELNLARASNLFVVPSRNARPRLLSTPSSLPPRAFLTCPEATAVDLVSQVAAGDLIHQGVALIHQELPAVGSGRLRPVPLAPSPRDALAPPSPSSASCRPPCLCFVHATAALETRVPVVPALPFVETAPKSPPPLLSRALRPCFICIEQQVEHYAHSRASGGSGPPTSSAVRPPPRRSTSSASPPCFISATIRCHRPPPRLCRPAMFLEPRHSLVLCFGRQGHAPPLPRALTEHSASVASLLGCKLARSPDLPAWATAASQGPSQIRPALASPPNRAEAHGFGFVPEL